The sequence gtAATAATAGATCCTGAGGAGTAcgtcaacattttttcaaaccaAGGAACCACGATTAATCTCAGCCCAAAAGTGTACGATTGGAAGAAGGCTCTATCCAACAACATTAAGCCTCCTGGACAGTGGCATTTTTCATTTGCCAAagcaaaaagatttgttttacGGAGGAACAAGTCCCATTCAAATGTTTTGATAAAGGGGGAAGCCTATTATAGAAATGATGTTGGTGTTTTCAAAGGTTtcacaaaaaaaaccaaagtttCCAAAACCTCGGTGAGAGAATAGAGAGTATTCCTCCGAAAAATAGATTAGTTTcagaattgaagaaaattgatgttgacaatttgttaaaaaaacattatggACCAGACTGGGCAACTTTGCCGGAGCtggattattataaaaatgcgATTCACCAATAATCAATCACAAGAACAGAAAATTTCTgatgtaataattaataattttgtatactaaattaataaaaacttatttttatttattatttgtttatgtttgcAATACCCAATGTTCCATAGCTATGAAATAtggtgaaaatataaattgcaataaatatatgagttaaaaaaatacataattaaataaataatatttttatgggtTTCCAAAATCAGCTAACTCCAAAAAGAATTTGGCTGCCAGGCTtaggtaaattaatttttttttctcgaaaattttgTATTGCTGTTAGAGGACTGGTATCTAAGtggcaaagaaaaaaaagaagagataACATCAGCTGTTCACTGATAACACAAAAATATGTGACCTTTATCAGCCaactgtgaaaaatttttaaaaatggactTGGCTGGTTTTGGAATTCTACGCCTCAAATATGAATAGGTATTTCCAACTAACAATGCAAGTCGtgtttttgcaaaaataaaatagtcaTTTTCGTTTTTCGGGtgggatatttttaaatactttcatATTGCCAACTCAATGCGCCCGAAGGAGATGTAAAATAATCAGCATATAAGTTTCTTATATCCATAGCATTATTGCTAGAACGCGCACGGATTGAAGGAATGCGCTGCAACACTGAATCTTGAGAAGAGTCACTTAAAGCTGTTTGCCATCATGTTGTCTTACAAAATTGTGCAATATGCAACAAGCTTTAATAATGTGGTCGCAAAAATCTAATTTTACGTCTAATGGTCTGTGCATAATACGCcatttattttccataattccAAATGCACATTCCACAGTCCTTCTGGCATAGGATAATCTATAGTTATAAACTCTTtcttttatggataaatttttatttggatatgGCCTCATTAAGTGTTCTGAAAGTGGGAAAGCTTCATCGCCTACGAAAACAAACAGAAGTGGGCCGGCTTCCTCATAATTAGGTAATGTTGCAGATACTGGTAAAtgcatttgattgttcaaaaatctTTTGCCAAAATTCGAGTTTTTGATTACGCTTGAGTCACTATTCGATTCATATGCTCCAACATCTATAGCAGAAAAGCAATAGTCCGCATCAGCAATAGCTAATAGtattaaagaataaaattttttataattgaaagcTTCTGATCCAATATTTTCTGGCATTTCTATTCGTACATGTTTTCCATCTATGGAACCAAGGCAATTAGGAAAATAtgttctttcaaaaaaaaagttttgctaTATCTTCTTCGGTTTTTTCAGGCATATATGTAGGTTGCAAACATATCCACAAACACTTGCATGTGTGTTCAATTATTTCACTTAGTGTTGTTGTAccaatcaaatattcaaaatacagCGACTTCATACTGTTTCCACTAGCAAGATAcctgaaaaaaaatctattaatatatttcatttttattacaggCAGTACAATACAAAAGAAATGGAAGGATATGCGCGATTGCTTTGCTAAAGAATTAGCTATGCAACGTGAGAAATCTGGTCAAGGTgctataaaaaagaagaaatatgttCATTTTGATTCTCTGTTATTTTTGTTACCATCTTTACAAAAAAGGGAAACGAGCGGCAATATTCCATCTCCTTCACAAGATGATCCTAATGCTGACGAAATCGAAAATCTTCAGCCTACGAATAATAATCGGACCACGTCCTCTAAGAAGGCTTCcaaaagtcaaaataataatgatgattatgaacaaaaattattaaattctttaaatACACATCAGAATACGTGCGAATATGATGAAGACATAAACTTTTCACAAATGATTGTACCAATGTTACGCAAACTTAATGATGATCAAAAACATTTTGCtaatatagaaattataaatattttgcagAAAGCCAAATCTTTCTGTCCATCCGAAACACCAATTTATTATTCAGGATCAAGGTCACATATGTTATTTACGCCTACGCCGTCTCCGCAACCATATCACACATATTCCCCTTCTTCATCTCCAACCATGCTGATACAATCGCCAGCTTCAACATCAGTGCCGTCCGcacattcaataacaaatagaTCAAGATCACATGTGTCATCAACGCCAACGCCATCTCCGCAATCATATACATATTCCCCTTCTCCATCTCCAACCTTACCGATACAGTCATTAATTTCAATACCGGTGCCGGCTATTTCCTCAGCAAGAAAAAAGCCATAGATCATCCAACAAGAGATAATATCGACTGGGCAACAGACATATGCACAGATTGTTGAAGGACCTACAACACAAACTATCTATTTGCCGCTTACTTCTGCCCCACCAACATCACAAGCACACGTGAATTCCTTTCAACAACTTAGTTAGCCACAATATGTACAAATTAATGAACAAGAAATTTCAGTTGCCAATTATCTGTCGCAATTTCAGgaacaataattttgttatgtttttttaataataaaaatacctaAAGTACATTAGAAATGTCTATTTTTCTCACTTACCTCAAAGTAACAGACAGGCGCTACTCTGGTGAAATACATTTGCGAAATTTTGTATCCATGAAGGTGATGTACGGACACACAATTTGTAAAATCTTATCGAACTTGGCTACTGACATCctatagtaattaaaaaatttatcaggATGGTCTCTTAAGCTTTGATACTTCTTATGAAAGACACCTTTCTCAAATCTACGCCCAGTAAGTGGAAGGAtccaatattttcgaaatttgcgTTGAcgtcttctttttctatttcttattaTCAGAGCAACAACACATACTGCTACCTTGAAATCCATCTTCAAACTGCGGGTCGTTTAGCGATTTTTTATCGTGGTGTGTGCGTCTCAAGCGGTTTCGCGGTTGTAGCGATTAACCGCTTGCTGAAAAAGATCGTAGTGCGGCCTCAGCCTAAAGCAAATAAAACCGCTCGAGAGCTATTCGAAAGTTTTCGGGGTAGTTCGAGATCATCCGGAAGCGCTCGGTATTGTTCGGAAACAATTAGCATCCGGCTAGTCTCAGCTGTCACAACAAATTCAGGTGCAGTGCGGCTCCGTTAATCAATCACGAAGCGACTTCGCCATTTTTTTGTGCGTTGTTGTTTTGTGTCCTTTCACATCGCAGTAAAAGTAACTTTTGaaactgtttataaaaaaagtgattttcgTTCAAACTGTACAGTGACCATGTTTTCAAAACCTAAGCCTTCGAGTTCAAAAGGAGAGAAAAGAAAACACGTAACACTGACTCTCAATCAGAAACTATAAATCATCAAACCGCTAGAAAAACGCGAGAATAGAAACGTTTTAATGAATGAGTTTAATATTGGCTCATCAactatttttgacattaaaacaCAACAAGATGAACTAATGAAGTTTGCTTCTCAATCGGTAACAACTGAAAAATTGGCTTCTagacaaacattaaaaaaaaacaaagctGAAACAGCTAGATAGTGTATTGTTCAAATGGTTTAGTGCAGTACGTTCTGAAGGAAATCCAGTAACAGGGCCAATGATTGTTGAAAAGGCCAGGATTTAGGAGTTGCTGAAAGTATATTGTAATTATTCTGATGGTTGGCTCAGAAACTTTAAGTTTCGGCATGGAATTCAAAGACTTGATGTAACTGGAGAAACCCTTTCAGCAAACCAAAACTCTgcagaaaaatacaaatacgAGTTTGAGAAAATCGTGGCTGATAATGATTTAACACCTAAACAGATTTACAATGCTGATGAAACAGGGCTATTGTGGCGATGTTTACCAACATCTACACTAGCTGGGGGAGGAGAAAAAGCAGCCAagggtttaaaaaaaaacaaagacaGATTAACCGTTTTGCTATGTGCTAATGCGTCTGGAAACCACCGAGTGACCCCTTTTGTGATAGGTAAATCTGCAAAACCCAGTGCTTTTAAGAATGTTACACACTTGCCTAACCAATACGATGCTCAATCAAATGCGTGGATAACTGCCGCCCTCTTTAAAGACTGCTTTTTTCGCTACTTTGTGCCTGAGGTCAAGGAATCCTTCAAAAGCCTTGGTCTACCAGAACATACTAAAGCCATCCTTCTTTTGGACAATTGCAAATCCCATCCGCCAGTAGATGAGTTAGTTTCTGGAAATATTGTTGCTACTCTGCTCCCACCTAACGTAACATCTTTGATTCAACCCATGGACCAAGgggttattcaaaattttaaatgcttttataGATGGTCTTTTATTCGAGGCCTGTTAAATGCCGACTGTGACGTGactgattttcaaaaaaagtttacagtAAAAGATGCCGTCTATGCTATTGCACAGTCTTGGAACCAGGTAAAAAATACAACACTCCAAAAATGCTGGAGAAAACTTTGGCCAGCTGCAGACGCTCTGACCAAAGTTTTGAATGTCGTTAGAAGTACTGATAATCCCTTGAAAAACCTGCCTGAAGATGAGGTAGAGGAGTGGCTTTTAATCGACGAGAATGAGCCTGTTGAACAAGAACTAACCGATGAGGACATTATGAACATAGTAGTAAACCCTCAGTTTactcaaaattttgaagaaaatgactCAGATGCCGAAAcggaagaaaaggaaaaaatcagCTGGGCAGAAGCTGCAGAAtcactaaataaatttatctctttTGCTGAGGCTAGTACTGGCTACAGTGctttagaaattattgatttccatatcattagaaataaattttatactaaaCACCAAAAgtcaagaaaacaaaaagacaTTCGTGACTTTTTTAAATCTAAGTGAAATATGTTTTACAGTATGTGTACATACATTATATGAAAtgtaaaataaactttgttgtATGTATTTGCATACTGTATTTATTAACCTAATTGTGCTTATAATTACCGGTCGATAGACCGGAATTTTCGGTAGTCCGGCACAGAGACGGTCTCGAACTTAAAATAGACTCTAATTTGGACGTAtggtataaatttttaatttatattatatttttataactttatcaTTACTTTACAAAAATAACAACTAAAGATTCTCCAGGTATTCGTTAATTTTCCAgatgaaacaataattattagtaTTCAAATACAACAATTGAATTTCTCATTAGGCGCTGAAGAGGATGACTTGGTGAAAGAAATGCGCGTCGGTTAATGTAAAGTGTAGCGGTAATAGGTATCATGAACGTTTTCAGAAATGCTAACTTAGAAATGAGTCAATGGACCTAAAGTAAGGTAAAGGGACCTTTTTACATAAGTAATCCCATCTCATCccaagaaaaaaacaaatacatgaAGATAGCAAAACAAGATGAAAGAGGAATGAACCACCTAAAGACACAGACATACGTATTTGAAACTGTATCATCGTCGTCATTATCTAGGAATAACAATAAGATAAACGTCTAAAGAAATAATAAGAGagagaatagaaaaatattagtaaaaagaacaaaatatataaaacattaataagaCTATTGATAGCGTACGCCATTGAAACAACTGTCATAAATAATAACTAAGAAGACCTGAAGATAATCGagaagaaaataatgagaacTATACTTGGACCACATATTATAGGAGATGAAGAGagaagattgaagaaaaatggagaaatagaagaactgggaggaaaaaatataataaggtaTGTAGAAGCACCAAGACTAAATTGGTCAGGATATAATGAGAAGGAAACCTACAGAAAAGATAACACAATGGATCTTTGACCAAGAGGCAGAGGCAGACCAAGAAATACCTGGGGAAACCAAATTGAAAAAGATACTAGAATCCTAGGAATAGTAGACTGGAAAGCCAAATccaaaaacagaaaagaattgAGATTTGAGAATGTAGGTGCCCCAAGCGCTAGCCATAATCTAAGAGATTAAACGGCATGATGATGAATCCCATTTAgataatagtgaagaaagtacagcaatatacattttcaaacttaaaattaaGTAAGAATCAGAATCAATTGAACTATAGGTAGGAAAAATCTCATCAGGAAAGCAACAAACCATGATAGATTTGTCTAGTGACAAAGAAGTAGTAATAGAGTATAAAATTGGACATACAATATAAACTTGTGGGACTGTGCGAGAAAACGTGTGAGCAAAATTGTAGCTGATTTCCATAAAGCACAACCAAAGATAACGAAGACAATGTTTGGTATGTTTCAATACAGAAATCACACATTTTCAAAGCTACAATCAATTATTAAACCTTTACTTAAAGCAACAGATGTCTTTTAAAAAACTAAGACATTTTTCACTGCCACACCAACGTGAACTTAAATTTACCTGTGGTCATTGGAGATGATAAGTTGGTTTAGGAAATGTCAAATAATGTGGGGTGTAAGGTGCTGGACATATTGGATAAAATTGTGTCCAAAAGTATATTctataatatattcataaaaaagttaTCTTTTTGGTTACCTTGAAACCCATGTTGTATACTAATATGCTGTTTACATTGTTCTAAACAAAACATAACgttatgtagaaaatttttgatgattCTCATTAGAACAGTAATTTCAACTTGAAAAAAAGGTTCATGATAAAAAATGTCCAGAAGTGCCGATTTTTCGAACCGCTTTCATAATAAGTAGATAGAAAATCCTTATTcttaacttttaattaaaaattaaatgattctaattgcaaaagaaaAGCACTGAAGAGTCCTGATGATTTTCATCTTGTGGAGATCACACACTCTGTAGTTTTGTCTTATATACACACACTCACTTGTCGAGATCCACTTTCATTCTTTCCCTTAGCCTTTTTGCTGGTGGCTCATCGATATCTTCTTCTAGACCAGGTAGTTGAATTTTTGTCTCAGATGCTTCCGAGGGCTGcaaaataaatagtaatgaTTATTATCTAAAGCGAAGTGGTCATGAAaaccaaatatttgtttttctttactTCGATGcagtttatatttcatttttcaataatacaatTTTACACAGTGTCTGCCAAACTCTTGAAATAACTTCCTTTTAAGAAATCATGAAAAATGTATAACAAATGTAGTTATTTGCTTCAAATTATTACATAACACACCAGTTGCATTAGTGTTTCTAAATTATGGATTCTTAtcaaggtttttttttaaatatcttcttTGTTTCAAGCAACAGTTAGTTAGAAGTTgcactatatataaaaataatgatcttaAAATGGAGAGTAAAAAAAGGATTCATTTTTGTAATGCTTTATCACAGAACGTACTAATAATTCAAAAGTTTGTGAGTCACCATAcgcttaaaataaaataataaatgggcaataataaaaattacagtATGACTAAAGTGTTTTTAATTTACCACTACCATTATGCAAATGATGCCACTTTTAGCAGATTGAATATAATGCTAaaaggaaagtatataatataaagtatatatataatatatatatatactgtgactcattaagaatgtccaatctctgaattgtagattctagacctcaaaatatgatgattctgctcaacatgtcttatgcaaatattgctagtttccgagaaaatttaaattttgattttcgcaataattttttgttttcacattttctctttgaaaattggcaattttacgtttttttttttggcatgaggaatcattacttctcttccacaactgcgacagaaaaagaagaagctgCGGatgtaattcaaaataatagacaaggattattttatattaagagatctttacgaaagcggatcataaagtgtattgaagtaaatggtgggcattttgag comes from Diorhabda carinulata isolate Delta chromosome 8, icDioCari1.1, whole genome shotgun sequence and encodes:
- the LOC130897613 gene encoding serine/threonine-protein kinase pakG-like, with protein sequence MFFQKKSFAISSSVFSGIYVGCKHIHKHLHVCSIISLSVVVPIKYSKYSDFILFPLARYLKKNLLIYFIFITGSTIQKKWKDMRDCFAKELAMQREKSGQGAIKKKKYVHFDSLLFLLPSLQKRETSGNIPSPSQDDPNADEIENLQPTNNNRTTSSKKASKSQNNNDDYEQKLLNSLNTHQNTCEYDEDINFSQMIVPMLRKLNDDQKHFANIEIINILQKAKSFCPSETPIYYSGSRSHMLFTPTPSPQPYHTYSPSSSPTMLIQSPASTSVPSAHSITNRSRSHVSSTPTPSPQSYTYSPSPSPTLPIQSLISIPVPAISSARKKP
- the LOC130897597 gene encoding jerky protein homolog gives rise to the protein MFSKPKPSSSKGEKRKHFRHGIQRLDVTGETLSANQNSAEKYKYEFEKIVADNDLTPKQIYNADETGLLWRCLPTSTLAGGGEKAAKGLKKNKDRLTVLLCANASGNHRVTPFVIGKSAKPSAFKNVTHLPNQYDAQSNAWITAALFKDCFFRYFVPEVKESFKSLGLPEHTKAILLLDNCKSHPPVDELVSGNIVATLLPPNVTSLIQPMDQGVIQNFKCFYRWSFIRGLLNADCDVTDFQKKFTVKDAVYAIAQSWNQVKNTTLQKCWRKLWPAADALTKVLNVVRSTDNPLKNLPEDEVEEWLLIDENEPVEQELTDEDIMNIVVNPQFTQNFEENDSDAETEEKEKISWAEAAESLNKFISFAEASTGYSALEIIDFHIIRNKFYTKHQKSRKQKDIRDFFKSK